A genomic segment from Amygdalobacter nucleatus encodes:
- a CDS encoding helix-turn-helix domain-containing protein, which yields MNNVNSSVNMDKVYKTKATIIRAFAAFILLNYLAIFSIAYFNLNQFRYIRETRAKQLFNETIEQQGRLIATYNRQIIDSILQLYNSPLNKKLRQQNKLSQTDKLQAMRELNAFVTSSEYLLSAYVYNPVYGMLSSDDNFESTDELVNFKDTAALDLLNMASKQPKSLQLLPTLRTYPTKQIAISKNPKFESDLFVLAPEQKYLFTYVLHEGNTALIVNVDAAYLIKIMQTNREQTVLLQMQDGEKLLIGGNAEFAKDLDSNLPDLVDDKQLVSSNFTLLNISGRNYLSAQTYSKTLAANMAYFLPEKQILADVYTLKKQTYLLLFFVLLLFMALHIWLWKQVVNPFAEAVSEVGKLHKFSFNPAKVLKTLRQQQFWRALLSGVYKNEPDFEFVTACKQLDLDFTDEHVYLILPDTVLSSQEIERILSEFNCQQAKIDYSEKTFYLLAAEQVLTEHSSLYVIPKQIENYVSHNACFYSGIYQAKDLAKATLHLLELQKLAHLNLMQLKAEDELYTLSKANGEQTIISNLFSNLLNYTKASDECLDEFWQSLRTYRLASVIYSLRNLAVQLDKRTDEIRESAEQPITVPQLSASYLAQDQLNELLTKDFTFKDLSDILLPKIEYYRQIKLAQHQEQVSSLAEQVSEFVQMNLADFNLSLKLVAAEFRLNPTYLSKLFKEAKDITLSAYITQKRMEAAVDLLMTSDMSNKQICAQIGLENSSYFYALFKKTYGVTPSEYKQSNEQQKGDTD from the coding sequence ATGAATAACGTAAATTCGTCTGTTAATATGGATAAAGTGTATAAAACAAAGGCTACAATCATAAGAGCCTTTGCTGCTTTCATATTGCTAAATTATCTTGCGATCTTTTCAATTGCTTACTTTAACCTTAATCAATTTCGTTACATTCGTGAAACGCGTGCAAAACAATTGTTTAATGAGACTATCGAGCAGCAGGGCAGACTAATTGCTACATATAATCGGCAGATCATCGATTCGATTCTGCAATTGTATAATTCACCTTTAAATAAGAAATTACGTCAACAAAATAAGTTATCTCAGACAGACAAATTACAAGCTATGCGCGAACTTAATGCCTTTGTCACAAGCTCTGAATATTTATTATCAGCCTATGTTTATAACCCAGTTTACGGTATGCTATCTAGTGATGATAATTTTGAATCAACAGATGAGCTGGTTAATTTTAAGGATACGGCTGCTTTAGATTTGCTGAATATGGCAAGTAAGCAGCCAAAAAGTTTGCAACTGTTGCCAACTTTGCGAACTTATCCGACCAAACAAATTGCAATTTCCAAAAATCCTAAATTTGAATCAGATCTTTTTGTATTGGCGCCTGAACAGAAATATTTGTTCACTTATGTATTACATGAAGGCAACACAGCTTTAATTGTGAATGTCGATGCGGCCTATCTAATTAAAATTATGCAGACTAATCGTGAGCAGACTGTGCTGCTACAGATGCAGGATGGCGAAAAATTGCTAATTGGTGGTAATGCTGAATTTGCTAAAGATTTGGATAGTAATTTACCTGATTTAGTAGATGATAAGCAATTAGTTTCTAGTAATTTCACGCTACTCAATATAAGTGGGCGAAACTACCTTAGCGCACAAACTTATAGTAAGACACTTGCGGCTAATATGGCGTATTTTTTGCCTGAGAAGCAAATCCTTGCTGATGTTTACACTTTGAAGAAACAGACATACCTGTTGCTATTTTTCGTTTTGTTGCTATTTATGGCCTTGCACATTTGGCTTTGGAAGCAGGTGGTTAATCCCTTTGCCGAGGCAGTCAGTGAGGTTGGTAAATTACATAAATTTTCATTTAATCCAGCCAAAGTCCTTAAAACATTGCGTCAGCAACAATTTTGGCGTGCTTTGTTGAGTGGCGTTTACAAAAATGAGCCTGATTTTGAGTTCGTGACAGCTTGTAAGCAGTTGGATTTGGATTTTACAGATGAGCATGTTTATCTGATTTTGCCAGATACAGTTCTGAGCAGCCAAGAAATCGAGCGAATTTTGAGTGAGTTTAATTGCCAGCAGGCTAAAATTGACTATTCGGAAAAAACATTTTACTTGTTAGCAGCTGAACAAGTATTGACTGAGCATTCTAGTCTATATGTCATACCTAAACAGATTGAAAATTATGTTAGTCATAATGCTTGTTTCTATAGTGGAATTTACCAGGCTAAAGATTTGGCAAAAGCAACGCTTCATCTCTTGGAGTTACAGAAATTAGCGCATCTTAATTTGATGCAACTAAAAGCTGAGGATGAACTATATACATTAAGCAAAGCTAACGGTGAACAAACTATAATTTCGAATTTGTTCAGCAATTTGTTGAATTATACGAAAGCAAGCGATGAGTGCTTGGATGAGTTTTGGCAAAGCTTAAGAACATATAGATTGGCTAGTGTAATTTATAGTTTACGTAATTTGGCGGTACAATTAGATAAAAGGACAGACGAAATAAGAGAATCTGCTGAGCAGCCAATAACTGTGCCACAGCTAAGTGCAAGTTATTTAGCACAAGACCAATTGAATGAGTTGCTCACAAAAGATTTTACGTTCAAAGATCTTTCAGACATCTTGTTACCTAAAATAGAATACTATCGTCAGATCAAATTAGCACAGCATCAGGAGCAGGTGAGCAGTCTAGCTGAACAAGTATCAGAGTTTGTGCAGATGAATTTAGCTGATTTTAATTTATCTTTGAAATTGGTAGCAGCCGAATTTAGACTGAATCCAACTTATCTGAGCAAACTGTTTAAGGAAGCGAAAGACATCACTCTAAGTGCTTATATTACGCAAAAACGAATGGAAGCAGCGGTTGACTTACTCATGACAAGTGACATGAGTAACAAGCAAATTTGTGCGCAAATTGGTCTTGAAAATAGTTCTTATTTTTACGCTTTATTCAAGAAAACCTATGGCGTAACTCCAAGTGAATACAAACAATCTAATGAACAACAAAAAGGGGATACAGACTAA
- a CDS encoding large ribosomal subunit protein bL28: MAKCSICEKGMNFGRKISITRSQVSRRALAQQKPNVRKVRVIEGNTPKTEYVCTSCLRNGAVVRA, encoded by the coding sequence ATGGCAAAATGTAGTATTTGTGAAAAGGGTATGAACTTTGGACGTAAGATTTCCATCACACGTTCTCAGGTTTCTCGTCGCGCCTTGGCCCAACAAAAGCCAAATGTTCGCAAGGTACGTGTTATCGAAGGCAATACTCCTAAGACAGAATATGTTTGCACATCTTGCTTACGCAACGGTGCTGTAGTTCGTGCATAG
- the spxB gene encoding pyruvate oxidase: MAKGKIKVAVAALKVLEGWGVDTVYGIPSGTLSSFMDALAVEQDKIKFIQVKHEEVGAMAAVMQKKWGGKLAVCVGSGGPGATHLINGLYDAAMDATPVVAILGSRPQAELNMDAFQELNQNPMYDHIAVFNRRVAYAEQFPKLMDEACRVALAKHGVAVLEVPTNFGFQEMDADAFYSSGSSYRPFKASALDMNDIDAACELIKKSKRPLIYAGFGTVGHGELVEALSRKIKAPVLTTGKSYEAMHWNYEALLGSAYRVGWKPANEAILEADTVLFVGCNFPFAEIDHTFRNIEHFIQIDINSAMLGKRHAADVAILGDAGEALQTLLDKLPEIKDTAWWKANLKNEQNWRDYLNKIEGKQSGDLQLYQVYNAINKHADADAIYSIDVGNSTQTSVRHLHMTPKNMWRTSPLFATMGIALPGGIAAKHTFPNRQVWNLMGDGAFSMTYPDVVTNVRYNLPVINVVFTNNEYGFIKNKYEDTNETTFGTEFTDVDYAMVGVAQGAIGFTVRRIEDIDAVMAQAVKANKEGKTVVIDCKITNDRPIPVETGCLKLDSKLWSDAEIKAYKAKYEAENLVPFRTYLEEEGLSSKYIK, encoded by the coding sequence ATGGCTAAGGGAAAAATTAAAGTTGCAGTCGCCGCTCTTAAAGTTTTAGAGGGTTGGGGTGTAGATACTGTGTATGGCATTCCATCCGGTACATTGAGCTCTTTTATGGATGCACTTGCTGTTGAGCAGGATAAAATCAAATTTATTCAAGTTAAGCATGAAGAAGTAGGCGCTATGGCCGCAGTCATGCAAAAGAAATGGGGCGGCAAATTAGCTGTTTGCGTCGGCTCAGGCGGCCCAGGTGCAACTCACTTAATTAACGGCTTATATGATGCTGCAATGGATGCAACACCAGTTGTAGCTATTTTGGGATCACGTCCGCAAGCTGAATTAAATATGGATGCATTCCAAGAATTAAATCAAAACCCAATGTATGATCATATTGCTGTTTTCAATCGCCGTGTCGCTTATGCAGAACAATTCCCTAAGTTGATGGATGAAGCTTGCCGTGTCGCTTTAGCTAAACATGGCGTAGCTGTTTTGGAAGTACCAACTAACTTTGGTTTCCAAGAGATGGACGCAGATGCATTCTATTCATCAGGTTCAAGTTACAGACCTTTCAAAGCATCCGCTTTGGATATGAACGATATTGATGCTGCTTGTGAATTAATCAAGAAATCCAAACGCCCACTTATTTATGCTGGTTTTGGTACAGTTGGTCATGGCGAATTAGTTGAAGCTTTGTCCAGAAAAATCAAAGCACCAGTTCTCACAACTGGTAAGAGCTATGAGGCTATGCATTGGAACTATGAAGCACTTTTAGGTTCAGCTTATCGTGTTGGTTGGAAGCCAGCTAATGAGGCAATTTTAGAGGCTGATACAGTTCTATTCGTTGGCTGTAATTTCCCATTTGCAGAAATAGATCATACTTTCCGTAATATTGAACATTTCATTCAGATTGACATTAATTCAGCTATGCTCGGTAAACGTCATGCCGCTGATGTTGCTATTCTGGGTGATGCAGGTGAGGCTTTGCAGACCTTGTTAGACAAGTTGCCAGAAATCAAAGATACAGCTTGGTGGAAGGCTAACTTGAAGAACGAGCAAAATTGGCGCGATTATTTGAACAAGATCGAAGGCAAGCAAAGTGGCGATTTGCAATTGTATCAAGTTTATAATGCCATCAATAAACATGCAGATGCTGATGCCATTTACTCAATTGATGTTGGTAACTCAACTCAGACATCAGTTCGTCATTTGCATATGACACCAAAGAACATGTGGCGTACTTCACCACTCTTTGCCACAATGGGTATTGCTTTGCCAGGTGGTATTGCAGCCAAACACACATTCCCAAATCGTCAAGTTTGGAACTTAATGGGTGATGGCGCATTTTCAATGACATATCCAGATGTTGTAACTAACGTTCGTTACAATTTGCCAGTTATCAATGTTGTCTTTACTAACAACGAATACGGCTTCATTAAGAATAAGTACGAAGATACGAACGAAACAACTTTCGGTACAGAATTTACGGATGTAGATTATGCAATGGTCGGTGTTGCACAAGGCGCAATTGGCTTTACAGTTCGTCGAATTGAAGACATTGACGCAGTTATGGCACAAGCAGTCAAAGCTAACAAGGAAGGCAAGACAGTGGTAATTGATTGCAAGATCACAAACGATCGTCCAATCCCGGTTGAAACAGGTTGCTTGAAGCTTGATTCGAAGTTATGGTCAGATGCTGAAATTAAGGCTTACAAAGCTAAATATGAAGCTGAAAATCTCGTACCATTCCGCACATACTTGGAAGAAGAGGGTTTGAGTTCTAAATACATTAAGTAA